One part of the Vicia villosa cultivar HV-30 ecotype Madison, WI linkage group LG6, Vvil1.0, whole genome shotgun sequence genome encodes these proteins:
- the LOC131611337 gene encoding pentatricopeptide repeat-containing protein At3g12770-like — protein sequence MSWIFTLPPLITKHKKLTPFETHACLIFNLIKHICSSSVHCFKSHSFYESLIDNSTHVKYLYQIHNQLVVSGLQYDRFLVTKLVNQSSNFGHVCYARKLFDEFPDPDLFMWNAVIRTYSRNGMWRNVVEMFRWMRWVGLSPDRFTFPCVVKACTELLDFGLSCLVHAQIVVYGFGSDVFVQNGLVVLYAKCGRIGLARMVFDGLCDRTIVSWTAIISGYAQNGEAWEALRMFSRMRRTDVKPDWILLVSVMRAYTDVDDLEQGRSLHACVIKTGLEDESDLVISLTAFYAKCGQVTVARSFFDQMKTPNNVMMWNAMISGYAKNGHAEEAVELFRGMISRSIQPDSITVRSAILACAQVGSLKLAQWMDDYVRKSKYGSGIFVITTLIDMYAKCGSVESARAVFDRASDKDVVMWSAMIMGYALHGQGWEAIYLYHAMKQEGVCPNDVTFIGLLTACSHSGLVKQGWELFNCMRDFGITPRNEHYSCVVDLLGRAGYLKQAYVFIMKMPIEPSVSVWGALLSACKIHRSVTLGEYAAQKLFSLDSYNTGHYVQLSNLYASTRMWDRVAYVRVLMKEKGLTKYLGYSVIEINGKLHTFHAGDMSHPRAKEIFDELQRLERKLKDVGFVPHTESVLHDLNYEEKEENLCIHSERIAVAYGLISTAPGTTLRITKNLRACVNCHSAIKVISKIVEREIIVRDANRFHHFKDGLCSCGDYW from the coding sequence ATGTCTTGGATCTTTACCTTACCTCCCCTCATCACAAAACACAAAAAGTTAACACCTTTTGAAACACACGCTTGTTTAATCTTCAACTTGATCAAACATATTTGTTCTTCATCAGTTCATTGTTTCAAATCACATTCATTTTATGAATCTCTTATTGATAATTCAACCCATGTTAAATATCTTTATCAAATACATAACCAGCTAGTTGTTTCTGGATTGCAATATGATAGGTTTCTTGTGACGAAACTGGTTAACCAAAGTTCGAATTTTGGACATGTTTGTTATGCACGTAAGTTGTTCGATGAATTTCCCGACCCGGATTTGTTTATGTGGAATGCTGTTATTAGAACTTATTCGAGAAATGGCATGTGGAGAAATGTTGTTGAGATGTTTAGATGGATGAGATGGGTTGGGTTAAGTCCGGATAGGTTTACTTTTCCTTGTGTGGTTAAAGCTTGTACCGAGTTGTTGGATTTTGGTTTGAGTTGTTTGGTTCATGCGCAGATAGTTGTTTATGGATTTGGGTCGGATGTGTTTGTGCAGAATGGGCTTGTGGTGTTGTATGCTAAATGTGGTCGGATTGGTTTGGCGAGAATGGTGTTTGATGGGTTGTGTGATAGGACGATTGTTTCGTGGACTGCGATTATTTCGGGATATGCGCAGAATGGGGAAGCTTGGGAGGCATTGAGAATGTTTAGTCGAATGAGAAGAACTGATGTGAAACCGGATTGGATTTTGCTGGTGAGTGTTATGAGGGCTTATACTGATGTAGATGATTTGGAGCAAGGAAGATCTCTTCATGCTTGTGTCATCAAAACGGGCCTTGAAGATGAGTCTGATTTGGTCATTTCGCTTACAGCTTTTTATGCGAAATGTGGACAGGTGACAGTTGCGAGatctttctttgatcaaatgaagaCGCCTAATAATGTGATGATGTGGAATGCGATGATATCTGGTTATGCGAAGAACGGTCATGCAGAGGAGGCAGTAGAGCTTTTTCGTGGCATGATTTCGAGAAGTATTCAACCAGATTCTATTACTGTTAGGTCTGCAATTTTAGCTTGTGCGCAAGTTGGTTCCCTCAAATTAGCACAATGGATGGATGATTATGTTAGAAAGAGTAAATACGGTAGCGGAATATTCGTTATCACAACTCTCATTGATATGTATGCAAAATGTGGTAGTGTAGAATCTGCTCGTGCGGTATTCGACCGTGCTTCTGATAAGGATGTCGTTATGTGGAGTGCCATGATTATGGGATATGCATTGCATGGTCAAGGTTGGGAAGCCATTTATCTTTATCATGCGATGAAACAAGAAGGGGTTTGCCCAAATGATGTCACCTTTATTGGCCTTCTCACAGCATGCAGTCATTCTGGTCTTGTAAAACAAGGGTGGGAGCTATTTAATTGCATGAGAGACTTTGGAATTACGCCTCGTAATGAACATTATTCTTGTGTGGTTGATCTCTTGGGACGTGCAGGTTATTTGAAACAGGCTTATGTTTTTATCATGAAAATGCCGATTGAACCGAGTGTAAGTGTATGGGGAGCACTTCTTAGCGCATGCAAAATTCATCGTAGCGTAACATTGGGAGAGTACGCGGCACAGAAGCTATTCTCGCTAGATTCGTATAATACAGGGCACTACGTACAACTATCTAATCTCTATGCTTCCACTCGCATGTGGGATCGAGTTGCATATGTTCGGGTTCTAATGAAGGAGAAAGGATTGACTAAATACCTTGGCTATAGTGTTATTGAAATCAATGGGAAGCTCCATACATTTCATGCAGGGGACATGTCGCATCCACGGGCTAAGGAAATTTTCGACGAGCTTCAGAGGCTAGAAAGAAAGTTAAAAGATGTCGGGTTTGTTCCACATACAGAATCTGTTTTGCATGATCTGAACTATGAAGAAAAGGAGGAGAATCTTTGTATTCATAGCGAGAGAATAGCGGTTGCTTATGGGCTTATTAGTACTGCACCTGGAACTACTCTTAGAATAACGAAGAATCTTCGAGCATGTGTGAACTGTCATTCAGCGATAAAGGTTATATCGAAGATTGTTGAAAGGGAGATCATTGTAAGAGATGCGAATCGGTTTCATCATTTTAAAGACGGGTTGTGTTCTTGTGGAGATTATTGGTGA